One Chryseobacterium indoltheticum DNA segment encodes these proteins:
- a CDS encoding CynX/NimT family MFS transporter, whose protein sequence is MKNKIRRRSSYIVLIINVLVLILVSSNLRSPITSVGPVLNQISNSLHLDNLQSSMLTSIPLLMFASCSVLVSRFSHRFSINRFLLYALIILSFGLFMRVFGSVWTLFTGSIFIGLGVCIGNVITPGYIKNNFPKQIGLMTGIFAVSMNLTAALASGYSVSLGEWTGYGWRGSLGVWLVIALLALFVVILELLLNKSRIKQAGNSLVKSNFNMFKSAQAWNISIFMGLQSLVYYSLISWLPAVLGDYGMQGNEPGWVLFIIQISMIPITFVGPVIASKMKNQKAMIVFISVLMLVSILMFAWLKSEWIYATAVLLGLSNGLSFSLSILFFSLRTKSSANAIKISGMAQSIGYLIAAFGPAVFGKLHDYDTSWKLSFYFLGISVIVMFYFGIKAARTKFVED, encoded by the coding sequence ATGAAAAACAAAATAAGGAGAAGGTCCTCTTATATCGTATTGATTATAAATGTGTTGGTTTTGATTTTGGTATCCAGTAATCTTCGTTCTCCTATCACTTCTGTAGGCCCTGTTCTCAATCAGATTAGTAATTCGCTTCATTTAGACAATTTACAAAGCAGTATGCTTACATCGATCCCGCTTCTGATGTTTGCAAGCTGTTCTGTTTTGGTGAGTAGATTCTCGCATCGCTTCAGTATCAATAGATTTTTGTTGTATGCTTTAATTATTCTGAGCTTCGGGCTTTTTATGCGAGTATTCGGATCAGTCTGGACTTTATTTACAGGATCAATATTTATAGGTTTAGGAGTTTGCATCGGAAACGTAATTACACCGGGATATATCAAAAATAATTTCCCGAAACAGATAGGTTTAATGACCGGTATTTTTGCTGTTTCAATGAATCTTACAGCGGCTTTGGCTTCAGGATATAGTGTGAGTCTTGGTGAATGGACGGGTTATGGATGGCGCGGTTCATTGGGAGTTTGGCTTGTCATTGCATTGTTGGCATTATTTGTAGTGATTTTAGAATTATTACTGAATAAATCCAGGATAAAACAAGCCGGAAATTCGCTTGTTAAGTCTAATTTTAATATGTTTAAATCTGCTCAGGCTTGGAATATCAGTATTTTTATGGGGCTTCAGTCTTTGGTGTATTATTCACTAATTTCCTGGTTGCCTGCTGTTCTTGGTGATTACGGAATGCAGGGTAATGAGCCTGGCTGGGTTTTGTTTATCATACAGATTTCGATGATACCGATTACTTTTGTAGGACCTGTTATCGCAAGTAAAATGAAAAATCAAAAAGCAATGATTGTTTTTATTTCTGTGTTGATGCTTGTAAGTATTCTGATGTTTGCCTGGCTAAAGTCAGAATGGATTTATGCAACTGCGGTGTTATTAGGGTTATCAAATGGTTTGTCGTTTAGTTTGTCGATTCTGTTTTTCTCTTTGCGGACAAAATCTAGTGCCAATGCGATTAAAATTTCAGGAATGGCGCAATCTATTGGGTATTTGATAGCGGCTTTTGGGCCTGCTGTTTTCGGTAAATTGCATGATTACGATACTTCCTGGAAATTGTCATTTTATTTTTTAGGAATTTCGGTCATCGTG
- a CDS encoding ISAon1 family transposase N-terminal region protein, producing MLNDAELLKLFLPELLIEHFEIVKVEEENKIVHIYFDEKNTAPKEFSSLLLQSKGFVPEITVDDFPLRGKTVKLHIKRRRWTDTKTGNIIQRDWNLIAKGTRMTQDFAEFLKKISRY from the coding sequence ATGTTAAACGATGCCGAACTCCTCAAATTATTTTTACCTGAACTCTTGATTGAGCATTTTGAGATTGTAAAAGTTGAAGAAGAAAACAAAATCGTCCACATTTACTTTGACGAGAAAAATACAGCTCCGAAAGAATTTTCTTCTCTGTTATTGCAGTCAAAAGGTTTTGTTCCGGAAATTACCGTTGACGATTTTCCTCTTCGTGGAAAAACAGTAAAACTCCACATCAAACGCAGAAGATGGACCGATACAAAAACCGGCAACATCATCCAAAGAGATTGGAATCTCATTGCCAAAGGAACCCGCATGACACAGGATTTTGCCGAGTTCTTAAAAAAAATCAGCCGATACTAA
- a CDS encoding 3-ketoacyl-ACP reductase, protein MNLSGKNAIITGGGRGLGKAIALLLANEGVNIGITGRNEENLKMTVDEIRKSGVNAAYAVFSIDNEIHVKAGIESIAEQLGGVDILINNAGIGDFGSIEEMPSETWEQVIKTNLFGVYYAAKAVYPFLKQKGEGDIVNVASTAGLKGGPNMSAYAASKAAVVSLSQSMMAEWRKQNIRVITLTPSTIASDMSIQGGLTDGNPDKVLQPEDFAEWVRDILKMNRRALIANGSIFSTNP, encoded by the coding sequence TAAGCGGAAAAAACGCCATCATTACGGGTGGTGGTAGAGGTCTGGGAAAGGCTATAGCTTTACTTCTTGCCAATGAAGGCGTGAATATAGGAATCACCGGAAGAAACGAAGAAAACCTGAAAATGACTGTTGACGAAATCAGAAAATCTGGTGTGAATGCAGCGTATGCGGTTTTTAGTATAGATAATGAAATCCATGTGAAAGCAGGAATAGAATCCATTGCAGAGCAATTGGGTGGCGTAGATATTCTGATCAACAATGCGGGAATCGGAGATTTTGGTTCTATTGAAGAGATGCCTTCCGAAACTTGGGAACAGGTAATAAAAACCAATCTTTTCGGAGTGTATTATGCGGCAAAAGCAGTGTATCCGTTCTTAAAACAAAAAGGCGAAGGTGATATTGTAAATGTAGCTTCTACAGCAGGCTTGAAAGGTGGACCAAATATGTCGGCTTACGCAGCTTCAAAAGCAGCCGTCGTTTCTTTATCTCAATCAATGATGGCAGAATGGAGAAAACAAAACATTCGTGTAATTACTTTAACGCCGAGTACCATTGCTTCAGATATGTCTATCCAAGGCGGTTTGACAGACGGAAATCCGGATAAAGTTCTTCAGCCTGAAGATTTTGCAGAATGGGTAAGAGATATTTTGAAAATGAACAGACGTGCTTTGATAGCGAATGGTTCTATTTTCTCTACAAATCCATAA
- a CDS encoding ISAon1 family transposase, whose product MYGVDGRKFQRQYKQSISNFKNWKQKSHAEDWILYPENLSHHLSLDEVALSDGELYTVLTSKKARGRKGSIVAIIKGTNSDTVIEYLLKINKKLRLNVKGITLDMAGSMKLIAKRCFPNATQIIDRFHVQKLAIEALQELRISHRWEAIEQENNLLMEAKEKKNNPGIETFENGDTRKQLLARSRYLLYKTREKWTASQNQRAEILFSQYPDLEKAYNLSDGLRKIYNQNIQKSVAMLKLAHWFKEVEESRFKAFSVLRKTIMNHYNEILNYFERRSTNASAESFNAKIKTSDCN is encoded by the coding sequence ATGTATGGCGTGGATGGCAGGAAATTTCAAAGGCAATACAAGCAAAGCATCAGCAATTTTAAAAACTGGAAACAAAAATCACACGCCGAGGATTGGATTCTCTATCCCGAAAACCTCTCACACCACCTATCTCTCGATGAAGTTGCTCTTTCTGATGGCGAATTGTACACTGTTCTGACCTCCAAAAAAGCAAGGGGCAGAAAAGGCAGTATTGTCGCCATTATCAAAGGAACCAACAGTGATACCGTAATAGAATATCTCTTAAAAATCAACAAAAAACTAAGGTTAAATGTAAAAGGAATTACTTTGGATATGGCAGGTTCTATGAAGCTCATCGCCAAAAGATGTTTTCCCAATGCCACACAAATTATCGACCGATTCCATGTCCAGAAATTAGCCATAGAAGCGTTGCAGGAATTAAGGATAAGCCACCGTTGGGAAGCTATTGAGCAAGAAAACAACCTGCTCATGGAAGCAAAAGAAAAGAAAAACAACCCCGGGATTGAAACTTTTGAAAATGGCGATACCCGAAAGCAACTTTTGGCAAGAAGCAGGTATTTACTCTACAAAACCAGAGAAAAATGGACTGCATCGCAAAATCAGCGAGCTGAAATCTTATTCTCGCAATATCCTGATTTAGAAAAAGCGTACAATTTATCTGATGGCTTGAGGAAAATTTACAACCAAAACATTCAAAAATCCGTTGCAATGTTGAAACTGGCACATTGGTTCAAAGAGGTGGAAGAATCAAGATTTAAAGCTTTCTCGGTGCTCAGAAAAACCATAATGAATCATTACAATGAGATTCTCAATTATTTTGAAAGAAGAAGCACGAATGCTTCCGCAGAGTCTTTCAATGCGAAAATAAAAACTTCAGATTGCAATTAA
- a CDS encoding AraC family transcriptional regulator — translation MLSGKTLSVDDIHKPNFVWFEDNWTHDNVMHKHEKAQLIYVEIGFQYLTVNGKIYLLPQNHVAWIPPNAIHKTNSHSEIIKLMIIFFEVSKSDLFYYEVNIFSVPPVLKEMIKYAEKWSRNIEESADENIFLKALYNELPNFVADAIQLHISLPEDKRLSKAIKYLNNNYTKDLKMDDLSEIAALSLRSIERIFKKETGLTLSKYQQMLRIIKSLELLSAHKWTISEIAYKVGYKSLQAYTNSFKSVMQYSPSDFLKTI, via the coding sequence ATGCTTTCGGGAAAAACCTTATCTGTTGACGACATTCACAAACCTAATTTTGTTTGGTTTGAAGACAACTGGACGCATGATAATGTGATGCATAAACACGAAAAAGCTCAATTAATTTATGTAGAAATTGGTTTTCAATATTTAACAGTGAATGGAAAAATTTATCTTTTGCCACAAAATCATGTCGCTTGGATTCCGCCCAATGCCATTCATAAAACCAATTCACATTCTGAAATCATCAAATTGATGATCATCTTTTTTGAAGTAAGTAAGAGTGATTTGTTTTATTACGAAGTCAATATATTTTCGGTTCCTCCCGTTCTCAAAGAAATGATAAAATATGCCGAAAAATGGTCTAGAAATATAGAAGAAAGTGCTGATGAAAATATATTTTTGAAAGCATTATATAATGAGCTCCCCAATTTTGTAGCAGACGCTATCCAGCTGCATATCAGTCTTCCAGAAGACAAACGCCTGAGCAAGGCTATAAAATATCTGAACAATAATTACACTAAAGATCTTAAAATGGACGACCTAAGTGAAATAGCGGCTTTGTCGCTCCGTTCTATCGAAAGAATTTTTAAAAAAGAAACAGGCCTTACTTTGAGTAAATACCAACAGATGCTCCGTATTATTAAAAGTCTCGAACTTCTAAGCGCCCATAAATGGACAATATCTGAGATCGCTTATAAAGTAGGTTACAAAAGTTTGCAGGCTTATACGAACAGTTTTAAATCTGTAATGCAATACAGTCCGAGTGATTTTTTGAAGACAATTTAA
- a CDS encoding SH3 domain-containing protein, protein MKPFITILFLCVIQLFFAQEEDYEYANGVFQFEENKTQKIFTDFTRIRQSPNVNAQILDSLQTNQQILILKQDETILKLGERRANWYKISYQKGDKTSEGYVWGGNLCVGYRNKNGYDFLFGLTKTISKKNPEFDGAIQQNIAAIKMVEGNTLIDEISFDTGSGESLSYGTFNIESNHKLKNVEFTLKAMVSGEACGIASYDQYILVKDKKMIALPQLMNVGDADVYYHSEQFVFPNDKGGIPISFILKIEEMERDEKDREKKKNASKTYLWNGDSYRLK, encoded by the coding sequence ATGAAACCATTCATCACCATTTTATTTTTATGCGTCATTCAGCTTTTTTTTGCGCAGGAAGAAGATTACGAATATGCAAACGGAGTTTTTCAGTTTGAAGAAAATAAAACGCAGAAAATTTTTACCGATTTTACGAGAATCAGACAATCACCAAATGTCAATGCCCAAATTCTAGATTCTCTACAAACGAATCAACAAATTTTGATTCTTAAACAAGATGAAACTATTCTGAAATTAGGCGAAAGAAGAGCCAATTGGTACAAAATATCTTACCAGAAAGGCGATAAAACTTCCGAAGGTTACGTTTGGGGCGGAAATCTTTGTGTAGGCTACAGAAATAAAAATGGATATGATTTCCTTTTTGGATTAACCAAAACTATTAGTAAAAAAAATCCTGAGTTCGATGGAGCAATTCAACAAAATATTGCAGCCATCAAAATGGTTGAAGGAAACACACTGATTGATGAGATTTCTTTTGATACTGGTTCAGGCGAAAGTTTGAGTTACGGAACTTTCAATATTGAAAGTAATCATAAGCTGAAAAATGTAGAATTTACTTTAAAAGCTATGGTTTCGGGTGAAGCCTGTGGAATCGCAAGTTATGACCAGTATATTCTGGTAAAAGATAAAAAAATGATTGCGCTTCCTCAATTGATGAATGTTGGTGACGCAGATGTTTATTACCACAGCGAACAATTTGTTTTCCCTAACGATAAAGGCGGAATTCCCATCTCTTTTATCCTCAAGATAGAAGAGATGGAAAGAGATGAGAAAGACCGTGAAAAGAAGAAAAATGCATCAAAAACGTATCTTTGGAATGGTGATTCTTACCGACTGAAATAA
- the prmA gene encoding 50S ribosomal protein L11 methyltransferase: MQNYLEFDFRISPLQPWNEILMAELIEIGFDSFTEEIHGILGYIQKELFKEEELKALPLFQNEEVKIEYSFTEMPNINWNEEWEKNFEPINIDDKVLIRAEFHESVEGMHEIIIQPKMSFGTGHHPTTHLMIQQMMDIDFKDKKVLDMGCGTSVLAIYAKQIGAGDTKAIDIDEWSVENSKENAARNGVELDIELGTADNLGKENYDIILANINRNILISDIPTYVSVLNEDGKLLLSGLCFFDVDDILEVCKENNLELKKKLQREEWVSLLLEK, from the coding sequence ATGCAAAATTATTTAGAATTCGATTTCAGGATTTCGCCACTTCAACCTTGGAACGAAATATTAATGGCTGAACTTATCGAGATAGGTTTCGACAGTTTTACAGAAGAAATTCATGGTATTTTAGGATATATTCAGAAAGAACTTTTCAAAGAAGAAGAATTGAAAGCGTTGCCACTTTTTCAAAATGAAGAAGTGAAAATAGAATATTCTTTCACCGAAATGCCCAACATCAACTGGAATGAAGAGTGGGAAAAGAATTTTGAACCGATCAATATTGATGATAAAGTATTAATCAGAGCAGAATTTCATGAATCTGTAGAAGGAATGCACGAAATTATCATTCAGCCAAAAATGTCTTTCGGAACAGGTCATCATCCGACAACGCATTTGATGATCCAACAAATGATGGATATTGATTTTAAAGACAAGAAAGTTTTAGACATGGGTTGCGGAACTTCGGTTTTGGCGATTTATGCAAAACAAATCGGAGCCGGAGATACAAAAGCCATTGATATTGACGAATGGTCAGTTGAAAACTCAAAAGAAAATGCTGCAAGAAACGGTGTGGAATTGGATATCGAACTGGGAACTGCAGACAATTTAGGAAAAGAAAATTACGATATAATTTTAGCAAATATCAACAGAAATATTTTGATTTCAGATATTCCAACTTACGTTTCTGTTTTAAATGAAGATGGTAAATTATTGCTTTCAGGTTTGTGCTTCTTCGATGTTGATGATATTTTGGAAGTTTGTAAAGAAAACAATTTAGAACTGAAAAAGAAATTGCAGCGTGAAGAATGGGTAAGCTTATTACTTGAAAAGTAA